From the genome of Ralstonia pickettii, one region includes:
- a CDS encoding low temperature requirement protein A: MPRSYLRPAPEGAHSHHRVTNIELFFDLVFVFAVTQLSHLLIGNFTLQGGAQALLLMLAVWWVWIFTSWVTNWLDPDKLAIRMLMLVLMTGGLLLSASLPQAFGSRGLAFALAYVFMQLGRTLFFLWAVRGESLLMRRNFQRIGTWLGISAVLWLAGGLSDGYLRWACWIIALAIEWLGPSIGFYTPGLGRSTTNDWNVEGGHMAERCSLFIIIALGESVLVTGSTFAGLDWTAQNIAAMAMSFIGSLAMWWLYFDRIAERGARTMADSADPGRLARLAYTYIHVVLVAGIIVGAVADEFVLAHPVGQAHEGTTLAVLGSAALYMLGNLLFKWAIFGRLRPAHVVGLVVLGGAWLPASELPALAVSALATGVLCGTAAWEWYARSCETVHPEEAHNP; encoded by the coding sequence ATGCCCCGCAGTTACCTCCGCCCCGCGCCCGAAGGGGCCCATAGCCACCACCGCGTCACCAACATCGAGCTGTTCTTCGATCTGGTGTTCGTGTTTGCGGTGACGCAGCTCTCGCACCTGCTGATCGGCAACTTCACGCTGCAAGGCGGCGCACAGGCGCTGCTGCTGATGCTGGCGGTGTGGTGGGTGTGGATCTTCACGTCGTGGGTGACCAACTGGCTCGATCCGGACAAGCTCGCCATCCGCATGCTGATGCTCGTGCTGATGACGGGCGGGCTGCTGCTCTCGGCCTCGCTGCCGCAGGCGTTCGGCTCGCGCGGATTGGCGTTTGCGCTTGCCTATGTGTTCATGCAGCTCGGCCGCACGCTGTTCTTCCTGTGGGCCGTGCGCGGCGAGTCGCTGCTCATGCGGCGCAACTTCCAGCGCATCGGCACGTGGCTCGGCATCTCTGCAGTGCTGTGGCTGGCAGGCGGCCTGTCCGACGGTTACTTGCGCTGGGCGTGCTGGATCATCGCGCTGGCCATCGAATGGCTTGGGCCATCGATAGGCTTCTACACGCCGGGCCTCGGCCGCTCCACCACCAACGATTGGAACGTGGAAGGCGGCCACATGGCCGAGCGCTGCTCGCTGTTCATCATCATCGCGCTGGGCGAATCGGTGCTGGTCACGGGGTCCACGTTTGCAGGGCTTGACTGGACCGCACAAAACATCGCGGCGATGGCGATGTCGTTCATCGGCAGCCTGGCGATGTGGTGGCTGTATTTCGACAGGATTGCCGAGCGCGGCGCGCGCACCATGGCGGATTCGGCGGATCCGGGCCGGCTCGCACGGCTGGCCTACACCTACATCCACGTGGTGCTGGTGGCCGGCATCATCGTCGGGGCAGTGGCCGATGAGTTTGTGCTGGCGCATCCGGTGGGCCAAGCGCATGAAGGGACGACGCTGGCGGTGCTGGGTAGCGCGGCGTTGTATATGCTGGGCAACCTGTTGTTCAAGTGGGCGATCTTCGGGCGGTTGCGTCCGGCACACGTGGTCGGTCTGGTGGTACTCGGCGGCGCATGGCTGCCGGCGAGTGAACTGCCCGCGCTCGCAGTATCCGCGCTGGCAACGGGCGTGCTGTGCGGCACCGCAGCGTGGGAATGGTACGCACGCTCCTGCGAAACAGTGCACCCCGAAGAGGCGCACAACCCCTGA
- a CDS encoding LysE family translocator, producing the protein MTLQTWLAFIGASIIILLIPGPTILLVIGDSLANRGRSAWSTVAGVAAGDTTAMAVSLAGAGALLAASATAFTALKLIGGSYLVYLGIKSILSARRLQDDVQADAPEATLPVQRKSAGRRFLSAWTVTALNPKSIVFFVAFVPQFMSAEQTFLSQSAILLPTFVILAAANASMYALAAKLLAKRLTSVAAQRRFGYAGGAVMVGAGTLTLGMHSA; encoded by the coding sequence ATGACCCTCCAAACCTGGCTGGCCTTCATCGGCGCCAGCATCATCATCCTGCTCATCCCCGGCCCGACCATCCTTTTGGTGATTGGTGATTCGCTGGCCAACCGTGGCCGCTCGGCGTGGAGCACCGTTGCCGGCGTGGCGGCAGGCGACACGACCGCCATGGCGGTTTCCCTTGCCGGTGCGGGGGCGCTGCTGGCTGCTTCGGCCACGGCCTTCACGGCGCTCAAGCTCATCGGCGGTTCGTACCTCGTCTATCTGGGCATCAAGTCCATTCTCAGCGCACGCCGTCTGCAGGACGACGTACAGGCGGACGCGCCCGAGGCCACCCTCCCCGTGCAGCGGAAGTCCGCGGGCCGCCGCTTCCTGTCGGCCTGGACGGTCACCGCACTGAACCCCAAGAGCATCGTCTTCTTCGTCGCCTTCGTGCCGCAGTTCATGTCGGCCGAGCAGACCTTCCTCTCGCAGAGTGCGATCCTGCTGCCGACCTTCGTCATCCTGGCCGCCGCCAATGCGTCGATGTACGCGCTGGCCGCCAAGCTGCTCGCCAAGCGCCTGACGAGCGTGGCCGCACAGCGCCGCTTCGGCTACGCGGGCGGCGCGGTGATGGTGGGCGCAGGCACGCTCACGCTCGGCATGCATTCGGCCTGA
- a CDS encoding DMT family transporter has translation MAVGDTSTATQLHHNQHDARRDHLTGIGYGVAAGALWGVIFVAPKMLPQFSPLALSAARYVLYGVLSLVLALPVWRTLWRKTTRRDWVALLLLSLPGNILYYLCVAGGVQRAGVAPVSLIVGLLPVTVTLAGAAERGSLPLRQLALPLLMAVAGVVCIYLDAPDVHSNAGGRTYFIGLLMAAGALACWTVYAVCNARYLRARPQFTSREWSLLTGVATGVLSLALAVPAFLLPGMATASAQPASAWGMFWLVNMGVALGASVLGNSLWNAASRKLPLTLSGQLIVFETVFALLYGFIYEARWPHGLEVAAAVLLVSGVGLAARRHG, from the coding sequence ATGGCTGTTGGCGACACCTCCACTGCAACACAGCTGCATCACAATCAGCACGATGCGCGGCGCGACCACCTCACGGGCATCGGCTACGGCGTCGCGGCCGGCGCGCTGTGGGGCGTCATCTTCGTCGCGCCGAAAATGCTGCCGCAGTTCTCGCCGCTGGCGCTTTCAGCGGCGCGCTATGTGCTGTACGGGGTGCTCTCGCTCGTACTGGCGCTGCCGGTGTGGCGCACGCTGTGGCGCAAGACGACGCGGCGGGATTGGGTGGCGCTGCTGTTGCTATCGCTGCCGGGCAACATCCTTTACTACCTGTGCGTGGCCGGTGGTGTGCAGCGCGCAGGCGTGGCGCCGGTGTCGCTCATCGTCGGGCTGTTGCCCGTGACGGTCACGCTGGCCGGCGCCGCTGAACGCGGCAGCCTGCCCCTGCGCCAGCTGGCCCTGCCTTTGCTGATGGCCGTCGCGGGCGTGGTGTGCATTTATCTGGATGCGCCCGACGTACATTCGAATGCCGGCGGCAGAACCTATTTCATCGGGCTGTTGATGGCAGCGGGTGCGCTGGCGTGCTGGACGGTGTATGCGGTGTGCAATGCGCGGTACCTGCGCGCGCGGCCGCAGTTCACGAGCCGGGAGTGGTCGCTGTTGACGGGCGTTGCGACTGGGGTGCTGTCACTGGCACTGGCCGTGCCGGCGTTCTTGCTGCCCGGCATGGCGACGGCTTCTGCGCAGCCCGCATCGGCATGGGGGATGTTCTGGCTGGTGAATATGGGCGTGGCGCTGGGGGCGTCTGTGCTCGGGAACAGCCTGTGGAATGCAGCCAGCCGCAAGTTGCCGTTGACGCTGTCGGGGCAGTTGATTGTGTTCGAGACGGTGTTCGCGCTCTTGTATGGGTTTATCTATGAGGCACGATGGCCACATGGGCTTGAAGTGGCGGCTGCGGTGTTGTTGGTGAGTGGGGTGGGGTTGGCGGCGCGGAGGCATGGGTAG
- a CDS encoding AraC family transcriptional regulator, with protein sequence MLDFRTYGLAAPPHSHDFMQVVMPARGILEMDVDGRGGRVDTHHAALIPAGATHAFEATGANRFIVFDIPGQTADAPSLGGLADRVFFPLTPGLRALTTWLQDAPIVDTVLATAWSSLALATLAAHPANQSTQIRARPDARAERAWHAIEHRYAEPLTVDALATEAGVSARHLATLFRAAYGTTLHAHLAQVRLWHALTLLETTALPIAEIAARTGYYDQSALTRHLKAAHGITPAAVRR encoded by the coding sequence ATGCTGGACTTCCGCACTTACGGCCTCGCCGCGCCCCCACACTCGCACGACTTCATGCAGGTCGTGATGCCCGCACGCGGCATCCTCGAGATGGACGTCGACGGCCGCGGCGGCCGTGTCGACACGCACCACGCCGCGCTCATTCCGGCCGGCGCTACACATGCGTTTGAAGCCACGGGCGCCAACCGCTTCATCGTGTTCGACATTCCCGGGCAAACCGCGGACGCCCCCAGCCTGGGCGGCCTGGCCGATCGCGTGTTCTTTCCGCTCACGCCAGGCCTGCGCGCACTGACGACATGGCTGCAGGACGCGCCCATCGTCGACACGGTGCTGGCCACTGCGTGGTCGTCACTCGCGCTGGCAACGCTGGCGGCGCATCCGGCCAACCAGTCGACGCAGATCCGCGCACGCCCCGATGCACGTGCCGAGCGCGCATGGCATGCCATCGAACACCGCTACGCGGAGCCGCTCACGGTCGATGCGCTTGCCACAGAAGCGGGCGTCAGCGCGCGCCACCTCGCCACGCTGTTTCGCGCCGCCTACGGCACCACGCTGCATGCGCATCTGGCCCAGGTACGGCTGTGGCATGCATTGACGCTGCTGGAAACCACCGCCCTGCCCATCGCCGAGATCGCCGCGCGCACCGGCTATTACGACCAAAGCGCGCTCACGCGCCACCTCAAGGCCGCGCACGGCATCACGCCGGCGGCGGTGCGCCGCTAG